A portion of the Toxoplasma gondii ME49 chromosome VIIb, whole genome shotgun sequence genome contains these proteins:
- a CDS encoding Dpy-30 motif protein (encoded by transcript TGME49_258575) — MEESTGPVNDCDNEDQHDSTAAPGERQVAQSLDTILEQHKTIQQETNAYLQNTVGRPLSLAIASLVKTQPLDAIGYLVQWLRHYVAHEQQKTFQIKERKVLSLNG, encoded by the exons ATGGAGGAATCGACGGGGCCTGTAAACGATTGTGACAATGAAGACCAACATGACAGCACCGCGGCGcccggagagagacaagtcGCTCAATCTCTGGATACAATTCTGGAGCAGCATAAGACGATACAGCAAGAAACAAACGCATACCTACAAAATACCGTCGGCCGACCTTTATCTCTTGCCATCGCCTCATTGGTGAAGACACAACCGCTCG ACGCTATCGGTTATCTCGTTCAGTGGCTCCGGCATTATGTGGCACATGAACAACAAAAGACATTTCAGATCAAAGAGCGAAAGGTACTCTCTCTGAATGGCTGA
- a CDS encoding hypothetical protein (encoded by transcript TGME49_258560~Predicted trans-membrane domain (TMHMM2.0):6-24), with protein MAFPRNFVVFPYLSLFLGIPLLVFCCSHEFVSLLRSRLKTDAFHSVPLKGPGLFCKYTFPAIPSGVKSLFFHHSHHHAGPYAPHSKRSGIVVADRFQDGGQTACSTGGRYQGYLFLAPYYQEQKGSKAAFVDSCLLKYLYAYRRRDVSYVGPIFSLCSALAYSLCNRASTFCPRPLQRAVGDSLRAPRRYSLFTPLEQILQIPRDCSRRHRHTAETTRIPVTETDDPPVHSSFFIPYNGSPLAPFISVHEHQEASHRAGGPDEPTGFSGDPQAATDPEFSSPILAAPFPPTSAERFLLGKNLLVDSEKQVSGTAAMPGTGQRRPAEHVNGVAKEARFSGPLSFCDDREMPGPEINLAAPQDVYILDFDNVIHTNTRELVHTAIRAWRRLEKGASEQLRQDIRQHSGRNTESKGMYRTSKDEVQSDRNICDATTTTSSGSLPQLFLSPRFGGETPFWLRERAHDIRRSLALRGVADFMVAIRRVLEVVVETEKKRRKTVEEFVEERQRAFDALWRTMDDVEKVWLLTREGDMNAVRDVFAFRRAGGRFPWAVRSLQGWEKQGGARRAELYRQYGVTPQQLQEAFDSARREWQRDDLEGWEQHVKYRSDTRHLDPNDEERREAYEGFNPAAICLINNHINSWHRPVHVISSWETSDDLLRMLQLMGLNFDHDNAKRLLFLYGRDKMESVSPGQHSEQAGLKDSAVRKKVALVNSILDKWKPRSNFWRPAHMVDGDVRSLLAFSRDSGIARARLYFCEWGPSAIGDKVKAFLAGRIKYLKESSQLVKLMGTPADIPARQWTHGFTTCPPEWLEAYKMMSWLRWTDLQEKEETILQDFTMPPPAESPITSSITF; from the exons ATGGCTTTTCCTCGTAATTTTGTGGTGTTTCCTTACTTGTCCCTCTTTCTTGGGATTCCTCTTCTAGTGTTTTGCTGCTCGCATGAGTTTGTATCTCTTCTGCGAAGCCGACTCAAGACCGACGCGTTTCACTCCGTGCCTCTGAAAGGGCCTGGCCTTTTCTGTAAGTATACATTCCCTGCCATTCCTAGTGGCGTtaagtctctcttcttccatcaTTCGCATCATCATGCTGGACCTTATGCCCCTCATTCGAAAAGAAGTGGAATCGTAGTTGCTGACAGATTTCAGGATGGAGGCCAGACAGCATGCAGCACAGGCGGCAGATATCAGGGATATCTGTTCCTGGCACCCTATTATCAAGAACAAAAGGGTTCGAAGGCGGCATTCGTCGATTCTTGTCTTTTAAAGTATTTGTATGCATATCGAAGACGGGATGTTTCGTACGTGGGTCCCAtattctctctctgcagtgcGCTGGCTTACTCCTTGTGCAATCGCGCTTCTACGTTCTGCCCACGGCCTCTGCAGCGTGCCGTTGGTGACTCCTTGCGGGCTCCCCGGCGCTACTCTCTGTTTACACCGCTGGAACAAATCCTTCAGATTCCGAGGGACTGTTCGAGACGCCATCGTCACACCGCTGAAACGACCAGGATTCCCGTGACCGAAACAGATGACCCTCCAGTGCATTCGTCCTTCTTCATACCCTACAATGGCAGTCCTTTAGCTCCATTCATATCCGTACATGAACATCAAGAAGCGTCGCACAGGGCGGGAGGACCAGACGAACCTACCGGCTTCAGTGGAGACCCGCAGGCGGCAACGGATCCTGAGTTCAGTAGTCCTATTCTCGCTGCCCCTTTCCCTCCAACTAGTGCTGAGCGGTTCCTCCTTGGCAAAAATCTTCTCGTTGACTCGGAGAAGCAGGTTTCGGGAACTGCTGCGATGCCTGGTACTGGGCAACGTAGACCTGCTGAACACGTGAATGGTGTTGCAAAGgaagcgcgtttctctggTCCATTAAGTTTTTGTGATGATCGTGAAATGCCCGGCCCGGAGATAAATCTGGCAGCGCCTCAAGACGTATATATTCTAGATTTTGATAACGTTATTCATACGAACACGCGAGAGCTCGTTCACACCGCCATCCGCGCGTGGCGCAGACTAGAGAAGGGTGCTAGCGAACAGCTCCGGCAGGATATCAGACAACACTCCGGAAGGAATACTGAGTCGAAGGGCATGTACAGAACGAGTAAAGATGAAGTACAGTCCGATCGTAACATCTGCGACGCGACGACCACAACTTCATCTGGTTCTTTGCCTCAGTTATTTTTGTCCCCTCGCTTTGGAGGCGAGACGCCTTTCTGGTTGCGCGAGCGTGCCCATGATATACGCCGTTCCCTGGCTCTTCGAGGCGTGGCAGACTTCATGGTGGCAATCCGGCGTGTCCTCGAGGTTGTCgtagaaacagaaaagaaacgaaggaaaaccgTAGAGGAGTTTGTTGAAGAACGCCAGCGAGCCTTTGACGCGCTATGGAGAACGATGGACGACGTAGAAAAAGTGTGGCTGCTGACTCGCGAAGGCGACATGAACGCCGTACGAGATGTCTTCGCTTTCAGGCGAGCGGGTGGGAGATTTCCTTGGGCTGTCAGAAGCCTCCAAGGCTGGGAAAAGCAAGGAGGAGCCCGACGTGCCGAGCTATATCGGCAGTATGGTGTGACCCCACAGCAACTGCAAGAA GCGTTTGACTCTGCTCGGAGAGAATGGCAAAGAGACGACCTGGAGGGCTGGGAGCAGCATGTCAAGTATCGGAGTGACACAAGACATCTGGACCcaaacgacgaagaacgacGTGAAGCATACGAGGGTTTCAACCCAGCAGCAATCTGTCTTATCAACAATCACATCAAT AGCTGGCACCGCCCAGTGCACGTCATCTCTTCGTGGGAAACGTCAGATGATCTTCTGCGGATGTTACAGCTGATGGGACTTAACTTCGATCATGACAACGCGAAGaggcttctttttctttatGGGCGGGACAAAATGGAGAGTGTGTCCCCCGGTCAACACAGTGAACAG GCAGGGCTGAAAGACAGTGCAGTTCGGAAGAAAGTGGCGCTGGTGAACTCAATCCTGGACAAGTGGAAGCCGAGAAGCAACTTCTGGCGGCCAGCGCACATGGTTGATGGCGACGTGCGGAGCCTGCTGGCATTCTCTCGTGACAGCGG GATTGCTAGAGCGCGCCTGTACTTCTGTGAATGGGGACCTTCAGCGATTGGCGACAAAGTGAAGGCATTTTTAGCCGGCAG AATCAAATACCTAAAGGAAAGTAGTCAGTTGGTGAAGCTGATGGGCACGCCGGCAGACATACCGGCCCGACAGTGGACTCACGGTTTCACAACATGTCCTCCTGAATGGCTCGAGGCCTACAAGATGATGTCGTGGTTGCGGTGGACAGACCttcaagaaaaggaagagacaatTCTGCAGGACTTCACAATGCCGCCACCGGCTGAGTCGCCCATTACAAGTTCAATCACTTTTTGA
- a CDS encoding hypothetical protein (encoded by transcript TGME49_258570), which produces MGEEKIRFWGMTRPGSFAAVPIIFDDPACKENVDRMKDYLLEVRERDKLIKEHIAARERARQEKEKSRQEASSADSRGRKGSTAASEHDNDQDEDEEDESEEAEEDEIPVPVAEPELVKRTVKMVLCVDTLGLQDALSPEQLKRLAQFAAVVKEQCIRTREAAVRKQAEIAVNDGKLKERSAQVEAALEEEENEVEEAVETERKRVAEELETKLRREHEDREARRQARLDTVAEEKRLRHEARQKQRAERQRIRQENSLRHTEREEHHPSVADMERRQGASAFLVNSETGTSEDANKWYERKPKNGNDYEHEKREHATEGALATAGDEDEVDFYNGVDEDDEDEDTETDGGDAGENAGAEEEEIHEPLDASVFFEEAEAKVKFQKATHTLVSKFGDILLEMREMFIPTVPSMISITAACLFLLGESPASLRVNSKVPDSSLDWQKIRSKIGPSLLLRIGNIDPTDLLRRHRQRDVPVFSGVRAQLQIKQLKEQSHLQRISQ; this is translated from the exons atgggagaagaaaaaataAGATTTTGGGGAATGACCCGGCCTGGAAGTTTCGCAGCTGTGCCGATAATTTTTGACGATCCTGCATGTAAAGAGAATGTCGACCGGATGAAGGACTACCTACTGGAAGTGAGGGAGCGCGACAAACTCATTAAAGAACACATCGCTGCAAGAGAGCGGGCACGACAAGAGAAAG AAAAATCTCGGCAAGAAGCATCTTCCGCTGACTCACGTGGACGGAAAGGCTCCACTGCGGCATCGGAGCATGACAACGAccaagacgaggacgaggaagatgagagtgaagaggcagaagaagatgaaatTCCTGTTCCAGTGGCTGAGCCAGAGCTTGTTAAAAGGACTGTGAAAATGGTCTTGTGCGTCGATACTCTCGGATTGCAAGATGCTCTATCTCCTGAACAACTGAAACGACTCGCCCAGTTTGCCGCTGTTGTAAAAGAACAATGCATCCGCACGCGAGAGGCTGCCGTCCGTAAACAG GCTGAAATTGCTGTAAATGATGGTAAGCTGAAGGAGCGCAGTGCACAGGTTGAAGCGGCCctagaagaagaagaaaacgaagtcgaagaggcagtggagacagagagaaaaagagtgGCTGAGGAACTTGAAACAAAACTTCGAAGAGAgcacgaagacagagaagcccGCAGACAAGCTCGTCTTGACACAGtagcagaagagaagaggcttCGTCATGAggcaagacagaaacagagagctGAGCGACAGAGAATTCGACAAGAAAATTCTCTGAGGCACACTGAACGAGAAGAACACCACCCGAGCGTTGCCGACATGGAACGAAGACAGGGAGCAAGCGCTTTTCTTGTAAACAGTGAGACTGGGACAAGTGAAGATGCGAACAAGTGGTATGAGAGAAAACCTAAGAACGGTAATGACTATGAAcatgagaaaagagaacacgCAACAGAGGGTGCGCTAGCGACTGCTGGTGACGAGGACGAGGTCGATTTTTATAATGGAGTTgatgaagacgacgaagacgaagacactGAAACTGACGGCGGAGATGCTGGAGAAAATGCGGgtgccgaagaagaagaaatacACGAGCCACTCGATgcatctgttttcttcgaagAAGCTGAGGCCAAAGTGAAGTTCCAGAAAGCGACTCACACTCTTGTCTCCAAGTTCGGAGACATTCTCCTCGAAATGC GAGAGATGTTTATTCCAACCGTTCCTTCTATGATTTCAATAACTGCGgcttgcctcttcctccttggCGAGTCCCCAGCTTCACTGCGCGTAAACTCCAAGGTACCAGATAGCAGCCTGGACTGGCAAAAGATCCGCAGCAAGATTGGACCGTCCCTGCTCCTCCGCATCGGGAATATCGACCCTACAG ATCTTTTACGAAGACATCGCCAGCGCGACGTGCCAGTATTTTCAGGAGTGCGAGCGCAATTGCAGATAAAACAACTTAAAGAACAATCTCACCTCCAGCGTATTTCACAGTGA